The region CTGTTTTACGGTTCCTCGCAAACGGATTCCGTTACCGCCGTTGATGTAGCCACCGGTAAGGAACTCTGGCGTTTCACCACCGATGGCCCGGTTCGTCTGGCTCCGGTCGCCTGGCAGGATCTGGTGATCTTCGGTTCGGATGACGGCTGCGTTTATGCGGTGGCAGCTGAGACCGGCGCACTGCGGTGGAAATACCGGGCGGTCCCTTCCCAGCGACTCATTCTGGGTAACCGCCGCCTGATCTCTGTCTGGCCGGTTCGCGGTGGTCCTGTCATCGAAGAGGATACACTCTACTTCGCCGCCGGTGTCTGGCCGTTTGAAGGCGTCTTCATCTATGCCCTGAATGCAGAAACGGGGGCAGTAAAATGGGTCAACGACCGACTCGGTTACATTTACGGACAGCATCCGCACGCAGCGGAAGCCTTTGGTGGCATTACCCCGCAGGGTTACCTGGTCATCGCCGGGGAGGAACTGATTGTTCCCTGCGGCACCGCTTTTCCGGCACGGATCAATAAACAGACGGGCAAACTGATCGAGTTCGAACTGCCCAAACCGGGACGTACCCCGGGTGGCTGGTTCGCGGCTGCGGGCAAAGCAGCCCGACGGGGAGAGACGAAACTTCCGCAGACGACAGCCGCTCAGCCGGAACTGCAGTTTGACCGGGATGTGAATTCCGCCCGGCACGAGAATGGTCAGAATTATGGTCCGGATGGTAAACGGGGAATCCGACAGCAGATCCAGACTGCAGATCGCAAGCTGACATACAAAAACGGAATTCCCGGCGTTCCAGGAGTCATCCACAGCCTGGTAGCAGCCGCGGATCGCCTGTTTGCGGTGACGGAAGAAGGCAGCATTTACTGTCTGGGTCCAGAAGAAACGACACCGGTCACCTATGAGTCTCCCCTGCTGTCAAAGCAAGCGAAGTCAACCGATCAAACGTCTCAGGCTCCGCTACCGGCGATGTTTGGAGGCGCACTGCAGGCCGGCGGTTATGTCTTTCTCGCAGGGGTTCCCGATGCGGAACTACTCAACACACTACTGACTCGGCATGACCTGCAGATCATTTCCTTCATCAATGATCCGGGGCAGCTCACACAGCTGCGAACATTGTTTCACGAGCGGGGATATGCCAGTTCCCAACTGGCTTTTCTCCCGGGACCACTCAATAAGTTCAGCTACCCGGCTTACTTTGCACAGACGATTATCACAGCCGAACCCGTTTATGCCGGCATGAAATCGCATGCAGAACAGGTCCGCGTGCTCTATCCGTCACTCAGACCTTATGGCGGCCGATTGCTGGTAAAGACGTCGGAGAGCGATCACGGTCGACTGGCAGCGGAGTTCAAGTCGCTCTCTCAAGTGAAAATTTCGCGTGTCGGTGACTACTCGGTCTTTGAAAAAGTGGGGGCCATTCCTGGTTCCTCCAATTACACGGGGGGCTGGTCGAGCCCTGACGAACTGGTCAAAGCACCGGTGGGTGTACTCTGGTATGACGACAGCGTCGGTAATTTCAAACGGGCACCACAGCCGCTGTTCGTCGATGGGGTGATGATCTCGCATTCGAAATTCTGG is a window of Gimesia chilikensis DNA encoding:
- a CDS encoding outer membrane protein assembly factor BamB family protein; translation: MLPLRSRLLALFLFVLSFAMNSASAADWPMWRHDPQRSAETAQSLPEKLFVQWVHKLPALEPAFNNVRLQFDAGYEPIVKDQRLFYGSSQTDSVTAVDVATGKELWRFTTDGPVRLAPVAWQDLVIFGSDDGCVYAVAAETGALRWKYRAVPSQRLILGNRRLISVWPVRGGPVIEEDTLYFAAGVWPFEGVFIYALNAETGAVKWVNDRLGYIYGQHPHAAEAFGGITPQGYLVIAGEELIVPCGTAFPARINKQTGKLIEFELPKPGRTPGGWFAAAGKAARRGETKLPQTTAAQPELQFDRDVNSARHENGQNYGPDGKRGIRQQIQTADRKLTYKNGIPGVPGVIHSLVAAADRLFAVTEEGSIYCLGPEETTPVTYESPLLSKQAKSTDQTSQAPLPAMFGGALQAGGYVFLAGVPDAELLNTLLTRHDLQIISFINDPGQLTQLRTLFHERGYASSQLAFLPGPLNKFSYPAYFAQTIITAEPVYAGMKSHAEQVRVLYPSLRPYGGRLLVKTSESDHGRLAAEFKSLSQVKISRVGDYSVFEKVGAIPGSSNYTGGWSSPDELVKAPVGVLWYDDSVGNFKRAPQPLFVDGVMISHSKFWQGYPAGIRPPYKLLNPQFSDVYTGRKLNATQAEVLTTELPTLNQEEKQPNQYRPPYQTNAWSPPPPVIGERTNPLNGKTEPRAFPKSYGCDGGVDYSYVYTMRSGTAAFYDKRVESGTIHISGPRSGCTNSIVPANGLLNVPYYFQGCTCSYPLPVGLSLISLPETHEQWMVWGKGQAQDIQRVGLNFGAPGDRMTDKGTLWLDTPSVGGPSPELKLEIQPASVNPFYEHSLWIEGGQGWPWVGASGITGVERITLHDLEPGEYTLRLYFRDPEFAAAGRRVFSVQLNEQPLIQKLDIAGETGSRQRILVREFKDVSLTESARLDFTTQTGAALICGVELVRQGLPLDEIVNLPEQKQELLTK